The genomic segment GTTTGATATTAATCTTCGTCAGAACGGAACAGTTTATTTAGCTTCAAACGCTGAAGAAATGCAGCTTATAGAAGAGTTGCACCAAATAAATATTGCAAATGATTACGAATCAAATTTGTTGACCAAGGAACAATGTCTGGCAAAATACACAGGTTTACGATCTGATTATTGTACAGGAGGATTGTTTTTTCCGCAAGAAGTTACTGTAGAGCCTTCGACGATGATTCATAAATTACATCAATATATGACTGCAAATTTAGGTCTTGATTTATATATGAATACAACCGTTGTAAATACTGAAGATAGATTTAGTGAAGTAATTGCAACAACTTCGACAGGACTAGAATACAAAGCTTCGAAAATCATCATTTGCAACGGAAGCGATTTCAAAATACTATATCCTGAAATTTATAATAATAGCGATTTGGTAGTTTCAAAACTTCAGATGCTGCAAACAAAACCCCAGCATAATTACAAATTAGACGGTTCTATTCTAACAGGATTAACGATTAGAAGATATGAATGTTTTGAAGAATGTAAATCGTATGCATCGATCAAAGCAAAAGAAAATCCGGATAGTTTTGAGAAAAAATACGGTATTCACATTTTATTCAAACAAGCTTTGGACGGATCTGTAATTCTGGGAGATTCGCACGAATATGCTCCTGCAAAAGATATAGATTCCTTAGGATTTGATTTGAATATGGACATTGACAATTTCATGATTGAAGAAGCCAAAAAGATTATCGATTTACCAACTTACGAAATCCAAAACAGATGGTTTGGAATGTATTCGCAATGCAAAACCAAAGATATTTTTGAGCATACTGTTGGTGAAAACATCCACATCATAACCGGAATTGGAGGAAAAGGAATGACAGGAAGCGCAGGATTTGCCAAACACAATATCGATAAAATTTTTAATGCATAGTTTTTTTAGCCACAGATTACAGGATTAAAAAGATTAAAAAATGTTTGTCACGAATTGCACTAATTTTCGCTAATAAATTTTTAATCGTTCGTGAATTTATATGTGCTTAATTTTCCTTGCAGATTTAGCAGATTTTTTTTAATCATTTTAATCTGTGAAATCTGTGGCTAAAAACATTTTTAACACATAGAAAAACAGTTTTTTAGCATGTTGTTAAAGACGTTTCATTCTCAAACATGTGAATTGCATGTTTATAAATATAAATACACACAAAATGAAAATTAATGAAATTGAAATGGTTGTTTTTGATATGGCCGGAACAACAATAAATGAACAAAATATAGTTTACAAATCATTACATAAATCCATAAACAAATTCGGAATTGATGTTTCTCTTGAATTGGTTTTGTCATTAGGAGCAGGAAAGGAAAAGTATCAGGCTATAAAAGATATCTTAAAATACATCAATATTACAGACACAGAAAAAACAGACCAAATATTTGAATATTTTATAGAAATACTGGATCAGGAATATCTAACCGCAAAGGTTTTGCCTGTTGAAGGAATTGAAAACGTGATAGAGAATCTAAAAAAAGATGGTGTAAAAGTAGTTTTAAATACAGGTTACAACAGTCAGGTTGCCAATGCATTATTAGAGAAATTAAATTGGAAAAAAGGAATCCAATACGATGCTTTAATTACAGCAGATGATGTAGAATTAGGACGTCCATTTCCGGATATGATACATAAAGCCATGCAATTATTTGCAATTGAAGATGCCTCAAAAGTATTAAAAGCAGGAGATTCTGCCATAGATATTGAAGAAGGTAAAAATGCCAAATGTGGTGTTACAATTGGTGTTTTATCAGGAGCACAAACCAGATTACAACTCGAAGAAGCAAAACCGGATTACATCCTGGATTCTCTTGCTTCGTTGTACAGCATTATGAATTAAAGCATTTTTTTTAAACACATAGAAACATAGAATTTAGATATTCAATAAGGCGTTTCACTTGTTTGAATACACATAGTTATTGCTACAGATTAAAAACTAAAGATAAAAATCTGCTAAATCTGCAAGATCTGCGTGAAAAACAAACATATAGCTCGACGATTTATTTTCTGTATTAAAATATAGCCACAGATTAAAGGATTAAAAAGATTAAAAAATCTGCTCAATCTGCCAAATCTGCGTGAAATAAAACAGACAATCTATTTTGAGTAAAACATCTTTTATAAAATTAAAAATATGTTTCTATGTACTAAATAATAATAAGCTAATTAGTTAGAGTAAAATCCCTGCAGGAAATAGTTTTACAAGTAAATAAATAGTAATCAATAAAACAATTCAACCCAATGAAAAAGATTTTTAGATTAAGTTACGTTACAATTCTTGCAAGTGTACTTTTAGTCACTTCTTGTACCAATGATGCAACGCTTGCGAGCGATGAGAATTCAGTAAATACAAAAACTATTTCGAAAACAGGTAAATCTGCTTTAAGCAGCGGTACTAAAAAACTGCTGATTATAGGTATCGACGGCTGTCGCGGAGATGCTTTGATGGGAGCAAACACACCAAATGTTCATGCTTTACTTCCTAATTCTGTTTATAGCTTAGATGCTTTGACCGAAGCACCAACCTGGAGCGGAAACGGTTGGTCGACAATGCTTAGCGGAGTTACACATTTAAAACATGGCGTAACAGACAATTCATTTTCAAGTCCAAATTTTGGAACTTATCCGAGCTTCTTAAAACGTCTTGAAACGTATAATACAGCTTTAAGAACAATGTCAATCGTTCACTGGGCACCAATCAACACTTATATTGTGGACGGAATTGATGTAGAGAAAACATTAACAACAGATTTAGCTGTTAAAAATGAAGTAGTTGCAGCATTGACAAATGACAATCCAGATGCTTTATTTTTACATTTTGATGATGTAGATCACGCTGGTCACAGCTACGGTTTTTCATTAAATGTGCCTCAATACAAAGCTACAGTCGAAACTACGGATGGTTATATTGGCGAAATCTTAACGGCGCTAAAAAACAGACCAAATTATGCTTATGAAGATTGGTTGGTAATTGTAGCACCGGATCATGGTGGAATCGTTACTGGTTCTACAGGATCTCACGGAGGATCATCTTATGAAGAGCGAAATATTTTTACCATCTTCAATAATAAGAATTTCACTTCGACTAAAATTGAAAAAGCTGCTGATCCTACGACGACCATTACGGGTAAATTCGCCACTTTTAATTCGAATACTATTTACGCTTCGACAACTAATGCACTTTACAATTTTGGAACTTCAAGTTTTACGGTCGAATGTAGAATAAAAACTTCTGGTTATTCAAGCGATCCTTCAATAGTTTCTAATAAAAACTGGGTGAGTGGTAAAAATCGCGGATTTGTGATTTGTGCCAATACAGGAGGAACCTGGAAAGTAAATATTGGAGATACCCAAAATCGTGTTGATATTTCAGGCGGAACAATTAATGACGGAAAATGGCATCATTTAACTTTAGTTGTTGATCGTACGGCGAAATTGGTAAAAACGTACCAAGACGGATCTTTTGTGGGACAAGCCGCTATTGTTAGCAGTTTTGGAAGCTTAACTTCAGGATTGCCTTTTGCTGTTGGCCAAGACGGAACTTTGAAGTATGGTGCCAATGTAAACGGGAATATTGCTGAAGTTCGTGTTTGGAATAAAGCATTATCAGAAGCTTCAATTCTTAATTATACTTGTTCATCTGTAACAAGTTCTCATCCAGATTATGCAAATCTTATTGGATATTGGAAAGGGGATACCGGTTCAGGAAATTTGTTTACAGATTCTAGTAGTCAACAAGTTTCTCTTACGTTTCCAAATGCACCAACTTGGACAACAAGTACAGCAACTTTAAAATGTGGAACTGCAACTGCAACAGTTGTTCCTAAAATGGTAGATATAGCATACTCTTCTTTGCAATGGTTTGGAGTACCAATTAATTCGGCATGGTCGCTGGACGGACGTTCTTGGCTGCCTGCAGGAAACTAATTTAGTTTGTGTTTTTTGTTTTTAAAAGGTTATCTCCATTTTTGGAGATAGCCTTTTACTTGTTTAACTTTAAAATTTAACCGCATTTTTTTTACCGCAAAGTGCGCTAAGATTTAATTTTGCATTACGCATAGAAAACACAAAGTTCGCAAAGCTTTGTGTTGATCTAGCTTTGCGAACTTTGCGGTTACATTTTACAGTTAAATAAGATTAGCTATTACTTTCAGAATAGAAGTAGAGTACCAGCATCACACAATTTTCTGTGGTTCTGTTTTCCGGCACGTGAGGATGTCTTCCGTTGAAACATAACGAATCGCCTTCGTTTACAATAACTTCAACATCGTCAATAATATAAGTTACGCTTCCTTTAATGATGTATTTGAATTCCCATGCATCTGTAATCACTTTTTCGCGTTTGCAATTGGGTTCAACATCAAGGATTACAGCTTCAAAACCTATAGAATTTATGCTTTTACTAAAAATGTGGTAGTAATTAAAACCAGTAGTTTCGGCTCTGTCTTCTTTTTCTATTTTTTGGTAATCTTCTTTTTTAATATGAATGTATTTGGCATTTTTGGTATTTTCAACACCTTCAAAAAAATAACTTACATCAGTATTTAAAGATTGTATCAATTCGATTAAAACGGGTAATGACGGAATAGTTCTGCCATTTTCTATTCTGGAAATCAAACCATTGCTAACACCAGCCATATTGGCAACCTCATGTATGGTTAGAGAATTTTTCTTTCTAATTTCTTTTAATCTTTTTCCAATACCAATTAAAAAATCTTCCATAATAAAAACTTCGGTTTAAATGGTAAATATATACAATTAGCAGTGAAATTTTTTAGAGCGGCAACAAGAAAAAGTTGGTAATGTTTTACTTATATTATTAATTCTATATACAAATATGGATTCGTGTTGAATAGGGTAGGTGAAACAAAATTAAAAGTTGTAAAAAAGAAGGCCAATGATTATAAAAATAACGTAATGTCTTTTATAATCATTGGCTTTTAAACGAGAGAGTTTTTTCTCTAATTTTCTATCTCAACGTAACTCATATGTTTTCGTTTAAATAAATTGTTTAGAAAAACACGAAACCTAATATATCTTACTGATAAAAAACGTATTACTGCATTTACTATAAAAAAGAAAATACCTGCCATAAGAAGTACTGAAAAAGTAAATAGGGTAGTGAAGATTCCGATTGTTATGAATAGGTGTTTCATTGTTTTATCTTTATTATAATTTATTTACTTGAATTAGTAAACAATCATTCTTTGTCCTGTAGTTGTTTTATATTCGCAACCTATAGGCAAACCTCCTATGAGTGCTGCTGTATTATCTGGATAAGTAGGCAT from the uncultured Flavobacterium sp. genome contains:
- a CDS encoding TIGR03364 family FAD-dependent oxidoreductase, translated to MKEKYDLIIVGSGVLGTFHAYHALLKGMSVAVLEKNSKPEGATVRNFGQVVPSGMDRKWQNFGKESLKIYKDIQSQFDINLRQNGTVYLASNAEEMQLIEELHQINIANDYESNLLTKEQCLAKYTGLRSDYCTGGLFFPQEVTVEPSTMIHKLHQYMTANLGLDLYMNTTVVNTEDRFSEVIATTSTGLEYKASKIIICNGSDFKILYPEIYNNSDLVVSKLQMLQTKPQHNYKLDGSILTGLTIRRYECFEECKSYASIKAKENPDSFEKKYGIHILFKQALDGSVILGDSHEYAPAKDIDSLGFDLNMDIDNFMIEEAKKIIDLPTYEIQNRWFGMYSQCKTKDIFEHTVGENIHIITGIGGKGMTGSAGFAKHNIDKIFNA
- a CDS encoding phosphonatase-like hydrolase; the encoded protein is MKINEIEMVVFDMAGTTINEQNIVYKSLHKSINKFGIDVSLELVLSLGAGKEKYQAIKDILKYINITDTEKTDQIFEYFIEILDQEYLTAKVLPVEGIENVIENLKKDGVKVVLNTGYNSQVANALLEKLNWKKGIQYDALITADDVELGRPFPDMIHKAMQLFAIEDASKVLKAGDSAIDIEEGKNAKCGVTIGVLSGAQTRLQLEEAKPDYILDSLASLYSIMN
- a CDS encoding DUF4983 domain-containing protein; translation: MKKIFRLSYVTILASVLLVTSCTNDATLASDENSVNTKTISKTGKSALSSGTKKLLIIGIDGCRGDALMGANTPNVHALLPNSVYSLDALTEAPTWSGNGWSTMLSGVTHLKHGVTDNSFSSPNFGTYPSFLKRLETYNTALRTMSIVHWAPINTYIVDGIDVEKTLTTDLAVKNEVVAALTNDNPDALFLHFDDVDHAGHSYGFSLNVPQYKATVETTDGYIGEILTALKNRPNYAYEDWLVIVAPDHGGIVTGSTGSHGGSSYEERNIFTIFNNKNFTSTKIEKAADPTTTITGKFATFNSNTIYASTTNALYNFGTSSFTVECRIKTSGYSSDPSIVSNKNWVSGKNRGFVICANTGGTWKVNIGDTQNRVDISGGTINDGKWHHLTLVVDRTAKLVKTYQDGSFVGQAAIVSSFGSLTSGLPFAVGQDGTLKYGANVNGNIAEVRVWNKALSEASILNYTCSSVTSSHPDYANLIGYWKGDTGSGNLFTDSSSQQVSLTFPNAPTWTTSTATLKCGTATATVVPKMVDIAYSSLQWFGVPINSAWSLDGRSWLPAGN
- a CDS encoding XRE family transcriptional regulator — protein: MEDFLIGIGKRLKEIRKKNSLTIHEVANMAGVSNGLISRIENGRTIPSLPVLIELIQSLNTDVSYFFEGVENTKNAKYIHIKKEDYQKIEKEDRAETTGFNYYHIFSKSINSIGFEAVILDVEPNCKREKVITDAWEFKYIIKGSVTYIIDDVEVIVNEGDSLCFNGRHPHVPENRTTENCVMLVLYFYSESNS